GCGCGCTGGCGCACTGCGACACGCCCACTTCTGCTCTTAACCTCAGCGGCCCGCCCATTGCGATCCGGGAGGCAGCGCAGGGGCTGGCGCATCGCCTCGGTGTCGAAGCGGTCTTCACCGGCCGCGAGGCCGACACGGCCTGGCTGATCGATTGCACCCGCGCGTTCGAGCTCTTCGGCCCGCAACAGGTCACGCTGCCGCGCATGCTGGACTGGACGGCCGACTGGGTACAGCGCGGCATGGCCAGCCTGAACAAACCCACCCACTTCGAAGCCCGCGACGGCAAATACTGAGCCATGCGCCACTCGGAAATCCCGCTCGCCTCGCTCGCCCTGCTGCGCCGCGGCGCGGCGATTCCTGCGCACTTGCTCGCGCTCGACGCCGGCCGGCGGCTGGACGAGCGCCGCCAGCGCGCGCTGAGCCGCTACTACCTCGACGCAGGTGCGGGCGGCATGGCCGTCGGCGTGCATTCGACCCAGTTCGCGATTCGCGAAGCCGGCCTCTACGCGCCCGTGCTCGAGCTCGCGATGCACGAGGCCCTGACCTGGAAGCCGCTGGATGGCCGCCGTCCTCTCTTCATGATCGCCGGCCTGGCCGGCCCGACCGCGCAGGCCCGGGCCGAAGCCGAGACCGCGCAGTCACTGGGCTACCACGCCGGACTGCTGAGCCTGGCAGCGATGAAGGGCGCCGGCGAGGACGCGCTGATCGACCACTGCGCCGCCGTGGCCGAGGTCATGCCGCTGGTGGGCTTCTACCTGCAGCCTGCCGTCGGCGGCCTCCACCTGCCGGCCAGCTTCTGGCGCCGTTTCGCTGCCATCGACAACGTGGTCGCGATCAAGATCGCGCCCTTCAACCGCTACCGCACGCTGGACGTCGTCCGCGGCGTGGTCGAGGCCGGCGCCGAAAGCCGCGTGACGCTCTACACGGGCAACGATGACCATATCGTGCTGGACCTGCTGACGCCCTTCGTCCTCTTGCGCGAGGGCCTGCCCGTCACCGTGCGCATCAGGGGCGGGCTGCTCGGCCATTGGAGCGTGGGCACGCGGCGCGCGGTGCAGCTCCTCGCGCGCATCCATGAAGCCGTTGCCGCCGACAAGGTGCCGACGGACCTGCTGGCCCTCGATGCGCAGGTGACCGACTGCAACGCCGCCCTCTTCGACGTCGCCCACGACTTCCACGGCTGCATCGCCGGCTGCCACGAGGTGCTGCGGCGCCAGGGCCTGCTGGATGGCACCTGGTGCCTGGACCCGCAAGAGGGCCTGAGCCCGGGCCAGGCCGACGAGCTCACGCGGGTGCACGACACCTACCCCGAACTCCACGACGATGCCTTCGTCGCCGCCCATCTCCCGCGC
Above is a window of Variovorax sp. RA8 DNA encoding:
- a CDS encoding dihydrodipicolinate synthase family protein — its product is MRHSEIPLASLALLRRGAAIPAHLLALDAGRRLDERRQRALSRYYLDAGAGGMAVGVHSTQFAIREAGLYAPVLELAMHEALTWKPLDGRRPLFMIAGLAGPTAQARAEAETAQSLGYHAGLLSLAAMKGAGEDALIDHCAAVAEVMPLVGFYLQPAVGGLHLPASFWRRFAAIDNVVAIKIAPFNRYRTLDVVRGVVEAGAESRVTLYTGNDDHIVLDLLTPFVLLREGLPVTVRIRGGLLGHWSVGTRRAVQLLARIHEAVAADKVPTDLLALDAQVTDCNAALFDVAHDFHGCIAGCHEVLRRQGLLDGTWCLDPQEGLSPGQADELTRVHDTYPELHDDAFVAAHLPRWLSQH